CGTACTCCCGCCGGCCGCCGCGGACGCGGTGTCAGCGGGCCTCGACCGGGACGAAGTCGCGCAGGACCTCGCCGGTGTAGATCTGGCGCGGGCGGCCGATGCGGGAACCCGGCTCCTTGATCATCTCGTGCCACTGGGCGATCCAGCCGGGCAGCCGGCCGATCGCGAAGAGCACGGTGAACATCTCTGTCGGGAAGCCCATGGCCCGGTAGATCAGGCCGGTGTAGAAGTCCACGTTCGGGTAGAGGTTGCGCGAGACGAAATAGTCGTCGGACAGCGCGTGCTCCTCCAGCTTGAGCGCGATGTCGAGCAGCTCGTCGGACTTGCCGAGCGCCGAGAGGACATCGTGCGCCGCGTCCTTGATGATCTTCGCCCGGGGGTCGAAGCTCTTGTAGACGCGGTGGCCGAAGCCCATCAGACGGACGCCGTCCTCCTTGTTCTTCACCTTGCGGATGAAGGAGTCGACATCGCCGCCGTTGGCCTGGATGCCCTCGAGCATCTCCAGCACCGATTGGTTGGCGCCACCGTGCAGCGGGCCCCACAGGGCGCTGATGCCGGCGGAGATCGAGGCGAACATGTTCGCCTGGGAGGAGCCGACCAGACGCACGGTGGAGGTCGAACAGTTCTGCTCGTGGTCCGCGTGCAGGATCAGCAGCTTCTCGAGCGCGGCGACCACGACCGGGTCCAGGTCGTACTCCTGGGCGGGGACCGAGAAGGTCATCCGCAGGAAGTTCTCCACGTACCCGAGGTCGTTGCGCGGGTAGACGAAGGGGTGGCCGATCGACTTCTTGTACGCGTACGCCGCGATCGTCGGCAGCTTGGCCAGCAGCCGGACCGTGGAAAGGTGACGCTGCTTCTCGTCGAACGGGTTGTGGCTGTCCTGGTAGAACGTCGACAGCGCGCTGACCACGGAGGACAGCATCGCCATCGGGTGGGCGTCGCGCGGGAATCCGCCGAAGAACCGCTTGACGTCCTCGTGCAGCAGCGTGTGCTGGGTGATCTCGCCCCGGAAGGACGCCAGCTCGTCGACCGTCGGCAGCTCGCCGTTGATCAGCAGGTACGCCACCTCGAGGAAGGTGGACCGCTCGGCCAGCTGCTCGATCGGGTAGCCGCGGTAGCGCAGGATGCCCCGCTCGCCGTCGAGGTAGGTGATCGCGGATTTATAGGCGGCGGTATTGCCGTATCCGCTGTCCAGGGTGACCAGACCGGTATTGGCTCGGAGCTTCCCGATGTCGAAGCCCTTGTCACCGACGGTGCTGTCGACCACCGGGTAGGTGTATTCACCGTCCGCGTACCGCAGTACTACAGAGTTGTCGCTCACGTCATCCCTCACCGACGTAGTGCCTCTTCTTCGAGGTGCCCTGACTGTCTCTACCATCCCCCATTTGGCTCAGGAGAGTGCACTCGGGGTCGACCATTGGGCCTATTGGCGGCACTGAGTGCCGCCAACCTGCTCATCTTGCCCCCTTCGCCCTGCCTCCGGAACTCGGGGGGGCGTTTGCCGCGCCACGGACCCCAGATGTCACGCCCGGGCGGCGGAGCACCGCACGCTCAGCCGCCGGTCAGCCGGTCAGCCGGTGGTCGAGCGCGGTGAAGCGCCTGCCTGCGGAAACAGTGCGCACTGCCTGTCCTATCGCCTTACGGGAGCCGACCAGCACGACGAGCTTCTTGGCCCGGGTGACCGCCGTGTAGAGGAGGTTCCGCTGGAGCATCATCCAGGCTCCTGTCGTGACCGGGATCACCACCGCCGGGTACTCGCTGCCCTGTGAGCGGTGAATGGTCACGGCGTACGCATGGGCCAGCTCGTCCAGCTCGTCGAAGTCGTACGGAACCTCCTCGTCCTCGTCCGTCAGCACCGTCAGCCGCTGATCGTCCAGCTGGAGCGAGGTGACCACGCCGACCGTGCCGTTGAAGACGCCGTTCTTCCCCTTCTCGTAATTGTTGCGAATCTGGGTGACCTTGTCGCCGACGCGGAAGACACGGCCGCCGAGACGCTTCTCGGGAACATCGGGCCGCGCGGGCGTAATCGCCTGCTGGAGCAGTCCGTTGAGCGTCCCCGCTCCGGCCGGGCCACGGTGCATGGGCGCGAGCACCTGCACATCGCGCCGCGGATCCAGGCCGAATCGGGCCGGAATTCGGCGGGCCGCCACGTCAACGGTGAGCTTTCCGGCATCCTCCGTCTCCTCCTCCACGAAGAGAAAGAAGTCGGAGAGGCCCGAAGTGATGGGCTGTACCCCGGAGTTGATGCGGTGGGCGTTGGTGACGACACCGGACTGCTGGGCCTGCCGGAAGATCCGGGTCAGCCGGACGTTCGGCACCGGGCCGTCGTCCGCGAGCAGGTCCCGCAGCACCTCGCCGGCGCCGACGCTCGGCAACTGGTCCACGTCTCCCACCAGCAGCAGGTGGGCGCCGGGGGCCACAGCCTTGACCAGCTTGTTGGCGAGGAGCAGATCGAGCATGGACGCCTCGTCGACGACGACCAGGTCCGCGTCGAGCGGGCGGTCCCGGTCGTACGCCGCGTCCCCGCCGGGCTTGAGCTCCAGCAGCCGGTGCACGGTGGACGCCTCGGCTCCGGTCAACTCGGCGAGCCTCTTGGCCGCGCGCCCGGTGGGGGCGGCCAGCACCACCTTCGCCTTCTTGGCGCGGGCCAGCTCCACGATGGAGCGGACCGTGAACGACTTGCCGCAGCCCGGACCGCCGGTC
The Streptomyces lunaelactis genome window above contains:
- a CDS encoding citrate synthase; this encodes MSDNSVVLRYADGEYTYPVVDSTVGDKGFDIGKLRANTGLVTLDSGYGNTAAYKSAITYLDGERGILRYRGYPIEQLAERSTFLEVAYLLINGELPTVDELASFRGEITQHTLLHEDVKRFFGGFPRDAHPMAMLSSVVSALSTFYQDSHNPFDEKQRHLSTVRLLAKLPTIAAYAYKKSIGHPFVYPRNDLGYVENFLRMTFSVPAQEYDLDPVVVAALEKLLILHADHEQNCSTSTVRLVGSSQANMFASISAGISALWGPLHGGANQSVLEMLEGIQANGGDVDSFIRKVKNKEDGVRLMGFGHRVYKSFDPRAKIIKDAAHDVLSALGKSDELLDIALKLEEHALSDDYFVSRNLYPNVDFYTGLIYRAMGFPTEMFTVLFAIGRLPGWIAQWHEMIKEPGSRIGRPRQIYTGEVLRDFVPVEAR
- the recD2 gene encoding SF1B family DNA helicase RecD2 gives rise to the protein MSSPVVFQPAVLEGVLERITYANEENGYTVARVDTGRGGGDLLTVVGSLLGAQPGESLRMEGRWASHPQYGKQFTVENYTTVLPATIQGIRRYLGSGLIKGIGPRIAERIVEHFGIDTLDIIEQQPKKLIEVPGLGPKRTKLIGAAWEEQKAIKEVMIFLQGVGVSTSIAVRIYKKYEDASISVVKNQPYRLAADVWGIGFLTADKIAQAVGIPHDSPERVKAGLQYALSQSTDQGHCFLPEEQLISDGVKLLQVDTGLVIECLAELAGDAEGVVRESVPAPDGGEPVTAVYLVPFHRAEISLAAQLRRLLGAAEDRMPGFQDVVWDKALAWLAERTGAALAPEQEAAVRLALTEKVAVLTGGPGCGKSFTVRSIVELARAKKAKVVLAAPTGRAAKRLAELTGAEASTVHRLLELKPGGDAAYDRDRPLDADLVVVDEASMLDLLLANKLVKAVAPGAHLLLVGDVDQLPSVGAGEVLRDLLADDGPVPNVRLTRIFRQAQQSGVVTNAHRINSGVQPITSGLSDFFLFVEEETEDAGKLTVDVAARRIPARFGLDPRRDVQVLAPMHRGPAGAGTLNGLLQQAITPARPDVPEKRLGGRVFRVGDKVTQIRNNYEKGKNGVFNGTVGVVTSLQLDDQRLTVLTDEDEEVPYDFDELDELAHAYAVTIHRSQGSEYPAVVIPVTTGAWMMLQRNLLYTAVTRAKKLVVLVGSRKAIGQAVRTVSAGRRFTALDHRLTG